The proteins below are encoded in one region of Terriglobales bacterium:
- a CDS encoding translocation/assembly module TamB domain-containing protein, whose product MSEPTKKRSWLRRLMIAGVLLLLLVAGAAWLAISYLRSPAFRIMVQQRVIDQIQALTGGRVEIGALNWNLSRLEVDASNVTIHGLEGPNEVPYAHTDRIRIRLKVLSVLRRRITLRSVDVDRPILHLIVFPDGSTNQPQPKATAAGTSQTASTPVFDISLDRVTVSNGELIVNQRRIALDFSAEDVHADMQFSTALNRYEGSVQAARVREKYGKLAPVAGSVEAQFVLSRNRLQVTSARLRTPTSLIEAEGTIEDFANPKVEVRYKGKLDLREVASATGTRELRRGTLELNGTFTTSASGFLVSGRSTASDVEYSTPSFSLTHTDAAAKYDIDAKDIKITNLVARAMGGIFTGSVDIHNWTAKATPAGGRKERLSKLPEAAGEQAGVVDLKIRDLPADRVAQALSTRTVPLSDLRLRGTGWGTLQLQWRGSPSYALARFHLEITPPPQVSPQELPITVKLVGTHNFASGQQHFDQAEVSTPGLVVASSGRLGSYSENLRVNLNATDLSQLRPFLALLGLGQSPLADLKGEGSFQGSIGGRLSAPSVSGQIKLSNFSFPVAVIRGALAGALPTTGASTTAGSAGRVHLDSLSADLQYSPTGVIVRNGVLNRSAAQAKFDLSAALTDGRLTDNSHIGGHIIVTNADLANLQRVLGYDYPITGKLSQTVAFSGTRSNPQGSGRSKLSDATVFGETIRSLSADLALANHELRITNLALAHNGAQLGGTGSYNLINQAIQFNAKGSNFSLATLRRLQSSRFTDAGLLNFTASGSGTVEHPVINGTASLRNLVFNGERTGDMDLAFKTENDALNLSLSSNLQGTELDGTGTIGIHAPHPVNAELHFSHLDIDPLLQTFLQGRLTGHSSVAGKLSIEGPLADRQALTITADIPQFSASVSGVRIQSDGPIQFSVARSRLRIDRLRLTGEDTELSASGRMNLAGEHEMNLRAEGRVNLKLLQTLYPSLRSTGLAVVNVTVGGLLAKPNLSGELHIQNAAVSSQDMPLGLSAIDGSLFFSQDRLQIQKLTAQTGGGTISIGGFTTFARNPSFNLTAQGNSVRVRYPPGVSSTLNLDLKFSGSLESSTMSGNVQLTKFGLNSQLDVAAMMSGSSAMPEVTVSNSPLSGVHFEIHVTSSSDLLVTTALGKVAGDVDLRLRGTPEHPILLGRVSATEGQITFNGQKYQLERADLTFANPIRIEPSIDMEATATVLQYNITIGLHGPVDRFTTTYRSDPPLPTADIISLLAFGRTSEESQIVGGGASALSESVSNAIIGQAFNTVVGNRIQRLFGVSNIRIAPGYSPTEINPYTQLTIEQQISDKVTVTYSSNLSQSSQQSIQGEYHVNPNLSFRGGRDQYGVFSVEIRMRKRKR is encoded by the coding sequence CCGGCGGGCGCGTGGAGATTGGAGCTCTGAATTGGAATCTCTCGCGCCTTGAGGTGGACGCCAGCAATGTAACCATTCATGGATTAGAAGGCCCCAATGAGGTCCCTTATGCCCACACCGACCGAATCCGGATTCGCCTAAAGGTGCTTTCGGTTTTGCGGCGGCGGATCACGTTGCGATCCGTGGATGTTGACCGTCCCATTCTTCACTTGATCGTGTTCCCGGATGGCAGCACCAACCAGCCCCAACCCAAAGCCACTGCCGCCGGCACCAGTCAGACTGCATCCACACCTGTGTTTGACATTTCCTTGGACCGGGTCACGGTGAGCAATGGAGAGCTGATTGTGAATCAGCGGCGCATAGCCCTGGACTTCTCGGCTGAGGACGTTCACGCAGACATGCAGTTCAGTACGGCACTGAACCGCTATGAGGGTTCAGTCCAGGCAGCGAGAGTGCGGGAAAAATACGGCAAGCTCGCGCCCGTAGCCGGCAGCGTGGAGGCACAATTCGTTCTTTCCCGGAATCGTCTACAGGTAACGTCAGCTCGTCTGCGCACGCCAACTTCACTGATTGAAGCTGAAGGTACGATTGAGGACTTCGCCAATCCTAAAGTGGAGGTGCGCTACAAAGGCAAACTCGATTTGCGTGAAGTTGCATCGGCTACAGGAACAAGAGAACTGCGCCGCGGCACGCTTGAATTGAACGGCACGTTTACCACTTCTGCCAGCGGGTTCCTGGTGAGCGGACGTTCGACCGCAAGCGACGTTGAGTACAGCACTCCTTCTTTCAGTTTGACCCACACCGATGCCGCGGCCAAGTACGACATCGATGCGAAAGATATAAAAATCACGAACCTGGTCGCGCGCGCAATGGGAGGCATATTCACCGGCAGCGTTGACATTCACAACTGGACCGCTAAAGCTACGCCAGCCGGTGGGCGCAAAGAAAGGCTAAGCAAACTCCCGGAGGCAGCAGGCGAACAAGCGGGAGTGGTAGACCTAAAGATTCGTGATCTGCCTGCGGATCGTGTCGCTCAAGCTCTTTCTACAAGAACCGTGCCACTGTCTGATTTGCGACTCCGCGGTACGGGTTGGGGTACGCTTCAACTTCAATGGCGTGGCTCACCCTCCTACGCATTAGCCCGTTTTCATCTGGAGATTACGCCTCCACCGCAAGTAAGTCCGCAGGAGCTTCCAATCACCGTTAAGCTTGTCGGAACCCACAATTTCGCCAGTGGACAGCAACACTTCGATCAGGCCGAAGTGTCTACCCCCGGCCTCGTGGTCGCTTCCAGCGGCCGGCTGGGAAGCTATAGCGAGAATCTGCGGGTAAACCTCAACGCTACGGACTTGAGCCAGCTCCGTCCATTCCTTGCGCTCCTCGGCCTTGGGCAAAGTCCTTTGGCTGACTTGAAGGGAGAGGGCAGCTTCCAGGGCTCAATCGGCGGCAGGCTGAGTGCACCCAGCGTTAGTGGACAGATCAAGCTCAGCAACTTCTCTTTTCCGGTGGCGGTGATCCGCGGTGCGCTGGCTGGCGCGCTGCCCACTACGGGAGCCAGCACAACGGCGGGATCTGCCGGCCGCGTCCATTTGGACTCACTATCTGCGGACTTACAGTATTCACCTACGGGCGTGATAGTGCGCAACGGGGTACTGAATCGTTCGGCAGCCCAGGCCAAATTTGATCTCAGTGCCGCCCTGACCGATGGGCGTCTGACTGATAACAGTCACATTGGCGGTCACATCATCGTCACCAACGCTGATCTTGCAAATCTGCAACGCGTCCTCGGCTATGACTACCCGATCACCGGGAAGCTTTCGCAGACTGTGGCCTTCAGCGGCACGCGCTCGAACCCGCAGGGGAGCGGGCGAAGCAAGCTCAGCGATGCCACGGTTTTTGGCGAGACCATTCGTTCGCTTTCCGCCGATCTGGCTCTGGCGAATCATGAGCTGCGAATCACCAATCTCGCACTGGCTCACAACGGGGCACAATTGGGCGGTACCGGCAGCTACAACCTGATCAACCAAGCCATTCAATTTAATGCCAAGGGAAGCAATTTCAGTTTGGCCACTCTGCGGCGTTTGCAGAGTTCACGCTTCACCGACGCCGGATTGCTGAACTTTACTGCCAGCGGATCGGGCACGGTCGAGCACCCCGTTATTAATGGCACAGCCAGCCTGCGTAACTTAGTGTTCAACGGTGAGCGCACCGGCGACATGGATCTTGCGTTCAAGACCGAGAACGATGCGCTGAATTTGAGCCTGTCCTCCAATCTCCAGGGCACAGAGTTGGACGGCACCGGCACCATCGGCATTCACGCTCCGCACCCTGTCAATGCGGAACTGCATTTTTCCCACCTTGACATTGACCCGCTGTTGCAGACCTTCCTGCAAGGCAGGCTGACGGGGCACTCCAGTGTGGCTGGCAAACTTTCCATTGAGGGACCGCTGGCCGATCGTCAGGCGCTCACCATCACCGCCGATATACCCCAGTTCTCTGCCAGCGTGTCGGGAGTGCGAATCCAGAGCGATGGTCCGATCCAGTTCAGTGTTGCGCGCAGTCGGCTGCGCATCGATCGCTTGCGTCTGACCGGCGAAGATACCGAACTATCAGCCAGTGGGCGGATGAATCTGGCCGGCGAGCACGAGATGAATCTTCGTGCTGAGGGCCGCGTCAATCTGAAGTTGTTGCAGACTCTGTACCCCAGCTTGCGCTCCACTGGATTGGCAGTAGTCAATGTCACGGTCGGCGGGCTGCTCGCCAAACCCAACTTATCCGGCGAGCTGCACATTCAGAATGCGGCAGTGTCGTCGCAGGACATGCCGCTGGGCCTCAGTGCGATTGATGGCTCTCTATTTTTCAGCCAGGACCGGCTGCAAATCCAGAAACTGACCGCGCAAACCGGCGGAGGCACGATCAGCATCGGCGGTTTCACCACCTTCGCCCGCAATCCCAGCTTCAACCTCACGGCACAAGGCAATTCGGTTCGCGTGCGTTACCCTCCGGGCGTCAGTTCCACCCTGAATCTGGATCTGAAATTTTCCGGCAGCCTGGAGAGTTCCACTATGTCCGGCAATGTTCAGCTCACTAAGTTCGGCCTGAACTCTCAGCTCGACGTCGCTGCCATGATGTCGGGCAGCAGCGCTATGCCCGAAGTAACTGTCTCCAACTCGCCGCTCAGTGGCGTGCACTTCGAAATCCATGTGACTTCCTCTTCCGATCTGTTAGTGACGACGGCGCTGGGGAAGGTGGCGGGAGACGTGGATCTGCGGCTGCGCGGCACTCCCGAACATCCCATCCTTCTGGGCAGAGTAAGTGCCACCGAGGGGCAAATCACCTTTAACGGACAGAAGTATCAGTTGGAACGAGCGGACCTTACTTTCGCCAATCCCATTCGGATCGAACCCAGCATCGATATGGAAGCTACTGCTACGGTGCTGCAATACAACATCACGATTGGCTTGCATGGACCGGTGGACCGCTTCACCACTACCTATCGATCTGACCCTCCACTGCCGACGGCGGATATCATCAGCCTGCTCGCCTTCGGGCGAACCAGCGAAGAGTCCCAAATTGTCGGCGGGGGAGCCTCGGCTTTGAGCGAGAGTGTTTCCAACGCCATCATCGGCCAAGCCTTCAACACTGTCGTAGGCAATCGAATTCAGCGGTTGTTCGGAGTCAGCAACATCCGAATCGCCCCGGGTTACAGTCCCACCGAAATCAATCCTTATACGCAGCTGACCATCGAGCAGCAGATTTCCGACAAGGTCACCGTAACCTACTCCAGCAACCTTTCGCAGTCGTCGCAACAGTCCATCCAGGGTGAGTACCACGTCAACCCGAATCTATCCTTTCGGGGAGGGCGCGACCAGTATGGAGTGTTCTCCGTTGAAATCCGGATGCGCAAACGCAAGCGCTAG